The following are encoded in a window of Caldivirga sp. genomic DNA:
- a CDS encoding PaREP1 family protein gives MAAEDLERPLPKPTSEDYVNARLLEALVEAGLALKFLKDGLVRNAAGKAFQAWRALLAALLRLELDKLMQVAKSDEERKWLVDKAVPRVPTSRIIKLSQMLSEIGHGGLLAWTSMALELHDYQYNGPDPDLALSKFRNREEAAIAVTELVKELIKRVEELKPRIKWSEELENALKALSEEIGKVP, from the coding sequence ATGGCTGCGGAGGACCTTGAGAGGCCGTTACCTAAGCCTACTAGTGAGGATTACGTTAATGCGAGGTTGTTGGAGGCTTTGGTTGAGGCTGGTTTGGCGCTTAAATTCCTTAAAGATGGGCTTGTTCGTAATGCAGCTGGTAAGGCTTTTCAAGCCTGGAGGGCATTATTGGCTGCCTTGCTTAGGCTTGAGCTTGATAAGTTAATGCAGGTTGCTAAGAGTGATGAGGAGAGGAAGTGGCTTGTAGATAAGGCTGTGCCGAGGGTTCCAACAAGTAGAATTATTAAGCTGTCGCAGATGCTTAGTGAAATTGGCCATGGTGGATTATTAGCGTGGACGAGCATGGCACTTGAACTTCATGATTACCAGTATAATGGCCCTGACCCAGACCTAGCGTTATCGAAATTCAGGAATAGGGAGGAGGCAGCCATAGCTGTTACTGAACTAGTTAAGGAGCTTATCAAGAGGGTAGAGGAATTGAAGCCAAGGATAAAATGGAGTGAGGAACTGGAGAATGCACTTAAGGCCCTCAGCGAAGAGATTGGTAAGGTTCCTTAA
- a CDS encoding peroxiredoxin, with protein MVSEGDDAPNFQLRDHEGNLVKLSDYRGKWVVLYFFPKAFTPGCTLETKEFSRLWNNFEELGVIVFGISTDNVETQRRFASKYGVRFKLLSDEDGSVAKAYGVLRPTGTAERVTFIINPEGKVVAIIRNIKADEHPVKALEYLKPLLGSTKAEEGSMN; from the coding sequence ATGGTATCGGAGGGTGATGATGCCCCCAACTTCCAGTTAAGGGATCATGAGGGAAACCTAGTTAAGCTAAGTGACTACAGGGGTAAGTGGGTTGTATTATACTTCTTCCCAAAAGCCTTCACGCCAGGATGCACCCTGGAAACTAAGGAATTCTCAAGACTATGGAACAACTTCGAGGAATTAGGCGTAATAGTGTTTGGAATAAGCACGGATAATGTTGAGACTCAGAGGAGGTTCGCAAGTAAGTATGGTGTTAGATTCAAGCTGCTCAGTGATGAGGATGGAAGTGTAGCTAAGGCCTATGGGGTACTAAGACCCACTGGAACAGCGGAGAGGGTAACCTTCATAATTAACCCTGAGGGTAAAGTGGTCGCAATAATCAGGAACATTAAGGCCGATGAACACCCAGTCAAGGCACTGGAGTATTTAAAACCACTCCTAGGGAGCACTAAGGCTGAAGAAGGATCAATGAATTAA
- a CDS encoding ArsR/SmtB family transcription factor: MALESLFNALSDETRLSIVLLLINHGQLPVQEISRMLGKSQSLVSHHLSCLRNCGVVKVERRGKYSYYSISSEEVAGIVKLAISHAAKYSQSILACDVLNEETNIKGVNIS, from the coding sequence ATGGCCCTGGAGTCACTGTTTAATGCCTTGTCTGATGAGACTAGGTTATCCATTGTGCTACTCCTAATTAACCATGGGCAGCTTCCGGTTCAGGAAATCTCAAGGATGCTTGGTAAATCCCAGTCACTGGTGTCTCATCACTTATCATGCTTAAGGAACTGCGGCGTAGTTAAGGTTGAGAGGAGGGGTAAGTACTCCTACTATTCAATAAGCAGTGAGGAGGTGGCTGGGATAGTTAAATTAGCCATAAGCCATGCCGCTAAGTACAGTCAATCAATATTGGCGTGCGATGTTTTAAACGAGGAAACAAACATTAAGGGTGTTAATATTAGTTAA
- a CDS encoding redoxin family protein produces MVLLIATVVILYLTFNHGSRRIGVNVGDTAPNAEFTLPNGSVVSLASFRGHYVLLYLVSTWCPDCAYGVAVLAHYVNLFESKGVYVIVLEQYDDLGYSGPPITSFLSYYGGNASRYFIAGVASLGMTKTYNPSLQLEVYYLISPNGRILYSGANLAYTYPGLISVIKGIG; encoded by the coding sequence GTGGTTCTTTTAATCGCCACAGTGGTGATACTTTACTTGACCTTTAACCATGGTTCAAGGCGCATTGGTGTTAATGTTGGTGATACTGCGCCTAATGCTGAATTCACCCTGCCTAATGGTTCCGTGGTTTCCCTTGCCTCCTTTAGGGGGCATTACGTGCTACTGTACCTAGTATCCACCTGGTGCCCCGACTGTGCCTATGGTGTAGCCGTCCTAGCCCACTACGTGAATCTGTTTGAGTCTAAGGGGGTTTACGTCATTGTTCTTGAGCAATATGATGACTTAGGTTACAGTGGACCACCAATAACATCATTCCTAAGCTACTATGGTGGTAACGCATCGAGGTACTTCATAGCTGGCGTGGCGAGTTTAGGCATGACTAAGACGTATAACCCATCTCTTCAACTTGAGGTGTATTACTTAATTTCACCTAATGGTAGGATTCTTTACAGTGGAGCTAACTTGGCTTACACATATCCAGGATTAATATCGGTAATTAAGGGTATTGGGTAA
- a CDS encoding CDP-alcohol phosphatidyltransferase family protein: protein MIGRIKSTLEHALERIAPVLPRNPNLLTVLGLLASLISIPVALIKQYPILLPIVILVSGFFDVADGLSARFNGRVSSSGAFLDSALDRFEDSAVIMAIAVLSGLNITIMVEAYTAVVGSLLTSYMRARAESLGLRMLGVGFFERPERLIYLFALTLTYALTRNNAVLTYGMGLFALITLTTAIQRTIVAYRLLKEKH from the coding sequence ATGATTGGTAGGATTAAGAGCACGCTGGAGCATGCCCTGGAGAGGATTGCACCAGTACTGCCCAGGAACCCGAACCTACTAACTGTACTGGGCCTACTTGCATCATTAATATCAATACCCGTTGCCCTAATTAAACAATACCCCATACTTCTACCCATTGTAATACTGGTTTCAGGATTCTTCGATGTTGCGGATGGCTTATCAGCAAGGTTCAATGGGAGGGTATCGAGCTCAGGCGCATTCCTCGACTCAGCCCTGGACAGGTTTGAGGACTCTGCAGTAATAATGGCTATTGCCGTACTAAGCGGACTCAATATTACTATAATGGTGGAAGCGTACACGGCTGTCGTGGGTTCCCTACTAACCAGCTACATGAGGGCTAGGGCTGAGTCCCTTGGCTTAAGGATGCTTGGGGTAGGCTTCTTCGAGAGACCGGAACGCCTAATATACCTATTCGCATTAACATTAACCTACGCGTTAACTAGGAATAATGCAGTATTAACCTACGGCATGGGCCTATTCGCACTAATAACCTTAACCACAGCCATTCAACGCACCATAGTCGCATACAGGCTGCTTAAGGAGAAGCATTAA
- a CDS encoding PadR family transcriptional regulator, producing MGKALTRFVSKITKENLWIYVINSLINEPKTGYEIVKEVKGKYMIRVTTVSVYVVLYKMERDGLLKSFDKDGKKYYMVTEEGLREYNSAIKALVDLLSRFNCVLKCSGSTGEKP from the coding sequence GTGGGTAAGGCATTAACGAGATTCGTAAGCAAGATAACTAAGGAGAACCTGTGGATATACGTAATCAACTCCCTAATTAATGAGCCTAAGACTGGTTACGAAATAGTTAAGGAGGTTAAGGGGAAGTATATGATAAGGGTAACCACGGTGTCGGTTTACGTGGTTCTATATAAGATGGAGAGGGATGGATTACTTAAGAGCTTCGATAAGGATGGTAAGAAGTACTACATGGTTACTGAGGAGGGGTTGCGGGAGTATAATAGTGCCATTAAGGCCCTGGTGGATTTACTATCAAGGTTTAACTGCGTACTCAAGTGCAGTGGCTCTACTGGGGAAAAACCTTAA
- a CDS encoding 30S ribosomal protein S19e — protein sequence MVSIKDVPQDKLVERVAKYLKDNVPQVKPPQWAVYVKTGRNKDRPPQNDDWWYLRAAAVLRRIYLNGPVGLGSLRSSFSYRTKIGPKARSERTAKAGGAIIRNILHQLEAAGLIEKSSTGRVITPKGRSLMDKLASELFKELKISVKVFPQ from the coding sequence ATGGTTAGTATTAAGGATGTGCCGCAGGATAAGCTGGTGGAGAGGGTGGCTAAGTACCTTAAGGATAATGTACCGCAGGTTAAGCCACCGCAGTGGGCCGTGTACGTTAAGACGGGTAGGAATAAGGATAGGCCCCCTCAGAATGATGACTGGTGGTACCTTAGGGCTGCAGCAGTGTTGAGGAGGATTTACTTAAATGGCCCCGTTGGCTTAGGGAGCCTTAGGTCATCATTCAGTTATAGAACTAAGATAGGGCCGAAGGCTAGGAGTGAGAGGACTGCTAAGGCTGGTGGCGCAATAATTAGGAACATACTTCACCAGCTTGAGGCCGCTGGCTTAATTGAGAAGTCCAGTACAGGTAGGGTCATTACCCCTAAGGGTAGGTCGCTGATGGATAAGTTAGCCTCTGAACTCTTCAAGGAGCTTAAAATCAGTGTTAAGGTTTTTCCCCAGTAG